The following are encoded together in the Salmo salar unplaced genomic scaffold, Ssal_v3.1, whole genome shotgun sequence genome:
- the LOC106575903 gene encoding uncharacterized protein isoform X2 has translation MAEEEIEFELKGFKKELESLFVTNSSEEYGLQSKLYCVRFCKLVEVYSGRWQVPLPQLQVLQTALCSFVQASACFPSDCEHVCYTLSSLALSAFELLLFLNRNKILQDPLKNILDSFQECFSQLERHQNIHLLQVGQIIREKGPWTNPILQAILKDSQLPRDEVDRYLGSEVPVFFELRVRYLLSSEMFTEAVVLAKTCSQHPVAGRHLFFRQAYLTCLLKASLPHHMHEEMSDIDGKDAVDIVCNTESEESDETLLALCTAFLSQQLHRGDMYFTWDLVFIWSRLHLRFNPSKQAFLEESHRLMLSATNIRSIFSFIRVILAELGKDGLQFCVELCTHALQTNPCDASTKSLIYKTVAYLLPNDLEVCRACALLVFFLERTVEAYKTVFLLYTHPDQEYHVEAGPIGNHIRFEILQTLKRGLYFDPEFWNLLNLRTNCLKLMSEKKAALAKMMMEEEDDGWVSNYCSTATKEPCCSWSADLSECVQSKRVETKPAQKHVQIKPFHQVTAPKRRFQKEEKNHVSTAPMAAKRVKGQRLEKTSVVEPQQLPVNHVMAKAKIEKPAEPPVVEEQPVIKRRGRKPGPKPGPRSSVKTESSAETSSVRRSFRQLDMAQENLARQVSHRPHRHMTRLSEKKPPKRRGRKPRWLLEGTFQAENSAPRKGRQPGRKLPQQKTQQTPVDKTSKTFKSGAAVKESTTKQKNAVTSQNKMAAARLTAPREQEGKRQKEIPATNHLPAVSPAHDSKLEVSLPDNEVFGFFHEDYLSSRQGLGTLNCDKSKAPIQAQYRVKDRLGEAFIVSAQNASLFIQQLHNYAQTPKAEGVTLNTETCLLKATDVRPSLNQSCLSVSCDASGVFYQTSAVEMEVEVSSQTVKATATDMNFTPQGGAVVEHIESPKNEEGFSTDAQETCTPSVPSVNVIVPNNTGRRTDTNVTNVPREPTEVTNIPKKKTVSEVGDILESSRKSEVTDILKEAMDIANIGVDEAMMGDGDTGSVPGKETRELVVLTPFCWLANTSMEAFAREFEKFAKGPDSDVVVEKESVSHQTTDNVSHKTLEMTPLTSPKVIPKAVTDPVVLEDTSKVTKVTPQDTTDILENMDTPHTQQDTQLDIKGTSQNTEPEDSPMAAESVPQLTDETRQLEHPLKGTVGTPEVPVDSTQDNDTPQITEYPPQNRQDIGQLTEDTLKVSFTEVTPQATEDQTKSTVDTPEDVDTLPQNTEEDSLEVIEDAQEVTVDSQEVTVDTSEHIEDTLQIQNTADTLQLTVDASMVTEELTKDTRDATQNNGDTPHLHEDTLQETPVTEDTPRVPEETSQEPKDTSKVSGDTPMVTEDTLQHSEDTPQDTQYNSLVTPKVTESAHTPKVTPRVPEETSQDPKDASKVTENSPQETQDTPKFTKDTPTVSGDIGQNPRGGTPQENEKNPLAYRCSLCNKVFKGKRVIAHAMYHFRRDQCMFCRMLFKNDLLAMMHLSQHIDKLKKGNLASDIEEVRENCKAGMSDTPGRSTQRGRRGRKRIPVNSTESTESSTPDNRKLRSTNRTSSINSSESTPPDRRKLRSTNRLSTDSQPSPETKLTTEESEGKQSTQRVNGQRGRRRFKVEGTEGDGDTQAEEQEKIGRRQEEEHSAPEKREEPVERSTSPVKTSTGEQGGTYSSPLTKTLEEEKPCSSAKTMEDNTESQAVSVTQDRLSVERPLEISVQGKETPGGCPVEGCTEIFTGKRRSLLGHILDDHRGDAKPLEMTFRQGNGKCNICKKPVLTLQHYQHHIVWHKGIPRHPCLHDGCKARFSAATEMRNHTKTHQPLLAVCCFPGCQERLACLPELNRHEQEHYRLPKEGKDESDFSTLLTNNTSVKVIKQCKMRRNKLQKMQGVKRLWPLREKEGSATDLTTTVKVTRKYDLTKTLKKTQVVKKRHVPRDKDPCTTDHSNVSVKVTNKLRKLQVKRKPCVVRKMNAPTTPVTTANEKDENVSKKLKMIHKVKKALAVKRQNVSKDNYTPTGPTTSTTIIATEKVTKKLQIINKLKKMLVIKKPNVSKEKDTQPGPTTDTKVTKKSKVTDKLKKTQLVKKQSVVKDPRKISIVSTDEDTQPVPPTVTPKVTEKLPMVTDKVKKTQVLKKQSVIKEPKRPVSKEPRKTSKKPVKSKTSGPEKHVNKVTEVLGSKDKEVVESKSKEEDDKLLVETSHSTASSVCDQKMVNGHLKEITKESPKYQKSLKTSTVSKSKKCEPRNHKPATPKTPTNTPKTPTNTPKTPIKEEAKNSTFFGKIKNRPYIRPPPTAYLDERYTTMPKRRKEMSWTPHFSPMLPDLVVEASGTTATPLVHRRRCAKCFLSFNSGEELQTHLSLKKCTNLFGFDSDEDSK, from the exons ATGGCGGAAGAAGAGATTGAATTTGAgttaaaaggttttaaaaaagAATTGGAGAGTTTATTTGTCACTAACTCAAGTGAAGAATACGGACTTCAAAGCAAGTTATATTGTGTACGGTTCTGTAAG TTGGTGGAGGTGTATTCAGGACGATGGCAGGTACCCTTGCCACAGCTCCAGGTGCTCCAGACAGCTCTATGTTCCTTTGTCCAAGCCTCGGCCTGCTTCCCGTCTGACTGTGAACATGTATGCTACACACTGAGTAGCCTTGCCCT GAGTGCTTTTGAGCTCTTGCTGTTTTTGAACAGGAATAAGATCCTGCAGGATCCCTTGAAAAATATCCTTGATTCGTTCCAG gAATGTTTTTCCCAGCTGGAGAGGCACCAGAACATTCACCTGCTGCAGGTGGGACAGATCATCAGAGAGAAGGGACCATGGACCAACCCCATACTACAGGCCATCCTGAAGGACTCACAACTGCCCCGGGATGAag tggaccGGTACCTCGGCTCAGAGGTGCCAGTGTTCTTTGAGCTGCGTGTTCGTTACCTGCTGTCCAGTGAGATGTTCACCGAGGCTGTGGTCTTGGCTAAGACCTGCTCTCAGCACCCTGTTGCCGGACGACACCTGTTCTTCCGACAGGCCTACCTCACCTGTCTCTTGAAGGCATCGCTCCCTCACCATATGCACGAAGAG ATGTCTGACATCGACGGTAAGGATGCTGTGGATATCGTGTGTAACACTGAGAGTGAGGAGAGCGACGAGACTCTTCTGGCCCTCTGCACAGCCTTCCTCTCTCAGCAACTTCACAGAGGCGACATGTACTTCACGTG GGACTTGGTGTTTATATGGAGTCGACTCCATCTGCGGTTCAACCCGTCCAAACAGGCCTTCCTGGAAGAGAGTCATCGATTGATGCTGTCCGCCACCAACATCAGATCAATATTCTCTTTCATTAGAGTGATCCTTGCAGAG CTGGGAAAAGATGGTCTCCAGTTCTGTGTGGAGCTCTGCACCCATGCCCTCCAGACAAATCCCTGCGACGCCTCCACCAAGTCTCTCATCTACAAGACGGTAGCCTACCTCCTCCCCAACGACCTGGAGGTCTGCCGGGCCTGCGCCCTCCTCGTCTTCTTCCTGGAGCGTACCGTGGAAGCCTACAAAACGGTGTTCCTCCTCTACACGCACCCCGACCAGGAGTACCACGTCGAAGCCGGTCCCATCGGGAACCACATCCGCTTTGAGATCCTCCAGACCCTGAAGAGAGGTCTCTACTTCGACCCAGAGTTCTGGAACCTTTTGAATCTCCGGACCAACTGCCTGAAGTTGATGAGCGAGAAGAAGGCGGCGTTGGCAAAGAtgatgatggaggaggaggatgatgggtgGGTGTCCAATTACTGCAGCACCGCCACCAAAGAGCCCTGTTGCAGCTGGAGCGctgacctgtcagagtgtgtgcaGTCTAAACGTGTAGAGACTAAACCAGCACAGAAACACGTTCAGATTAAACCCTTTCACCAGGTAACGGCGCCCAAAAGGCGGTTCCAAAAAGAAGAGAAGAATCACGTTTCGACGGCGCCGATGGCAGCCAAACGTGTCAAAGGTCAAAGGTTGGAAAAGACCTCTGTTGTCGAGCCGCAGCAGCTGCCTGTTAATCATGTGATGGCGAAAGCTAAGATAGAGAAGCCTGCTGAACCCCCTGTTGTTGAGGAACAACCTGTAATAAAAAGAAGAGGGAGGAAGCCTGGGCCGAAGCCGGGACCGCGTTCATCTGTCAAAACAGAGTCCTCAGCTGAGACCTCCTCTGTCAGACGGTCCTTCAGACAACTGGACATGGCGCAGGAGAACCTGGCCAGGCAAGTCAGTCACAGACCACATAGGCACATGACCAGACTCTCGGAGAAGAAACCTCCCAAACGGAGGGGTAGGAAACCCCGTTGGCTACTGGAGGGTACGTTCCAGGCTGAGAACAGTGCTCCCCGGAAGGGTCGCCAACCAGGGAGGAAACTTCCACAGCAGAAGACCCAGCAGACACCAGTGGACAAGACCAGTAAGACCTTTAAGTCTGGTGCCGCTGTCAAGGAAAGCACAACCAAACAAAAGAATGCCGTTACCTCACAAAATAAAATGGCGGCCGCTCGTCTAACAGCTCCGAGGGAACAGGAAGGTAAACGTCAGAAGGAGATTCCTGCTACTAACCACCTACCAGCAGTATCTCCTGCTCATGACTCAAAGCTGGAGGTATCCTTACCTGACAACGAAGTGTTTGGGTTCTTCCATGAGGATTATCTCAGTAGTAGGCAAGGACTGGGGACTCTAAACTGTGATAAATCTAAGGCACCAATCCAGGCACAGTATCGGGTGAAGGATAGACTCGGAGAGGCGTTTATCGTTTCCGCTCAGAACGCCAGTCTCTTCATACAGCAGTTGCACAACTATGCCCAGACGCCTAAGGCGGAAGGTGTCACGTTGAATACCGAAACCTGTTTGTTGAAAGCGACAGATGTCCGTCCCTCCTTAAACCAAAGTTGTCTGTCGGTGTCGTGTGACGCTTCAGGGGTATTTTACCAGACGTCTGCAGTGGAAATGGAAGTTGAGGTCTCCTCACAAACTGTCAAGGCAACTGCCACTGATATGAATTTCACACCACAAGGTGGTGCTGTTGTTGAACACATCGAAAGTCCCAAGAATGAGGAAGGATTCTCTACTGACGCTCAGGAAACATGTACTCCGTCTGTTCCCTCAGTGAATGTCATTGTTCCTAATAACACAGGAAGAAGAACAGATACAAATGTAACTAATGTTCCAAGAGAACCAACGGAAGTTACGAATATTCCAAAAAAGAAAACTGTTTCTGAAGTCGGGGATATTTTAGAATCGTCCAGGAAGTCAGAAGTTACTGATATTCTGAAAGAGGCTATGGATATAGCAAACATTGGTGTGGATGAAGCAATGATGGGTGACGGTGACACTGGCAGCGTCCCTGGAAAGGAAACTCGGGAGCTTGTTGTTCTTACTCCTTTCTGCTGGCTGGCTAATACCTCAATGGAAGCGTTTGCCAGAGAGTTTGAAAAGTTTGCCAAGGGTCCGGATTCTGATGTTGTCGTAGAAAAGGAGTCGGTGTCACACCAGACCACAGATAATGTCTCGCACAAAACGTTGGAGATGACACCGTTAACGTCTCCAAAAGTCATCCCTAAGGCCGTCACAGACCCAGTGGTCCTTGAGGACACTTCAAAAGTAACCAAAGTCACCCCACAGGACACTACAGACATCCTGGAAAACATGGACACTCCACACACTCAACAGGACACCCAACTGGACATTAAGGGTACCTCACAAAACACGGAGCCAGAGGATAGCCCAATGGCCGCTGAGAGCGTCCCACAGCTCACTGATGAGACCCGGCAGCTTGAGCACCCCCTGAAAGGCACTGTGGGTACTCCAGAGGTGCCTGTGGACTCGACACAGGACAATGACACCCCTCAGATCACCGAATACCCCCCACAGAATAGGCAGGACATAGGACAACTCACAGAGGACACCCTGAAAGTCTCTTTCACTGAAGTCACCCCACAGGCTACTGAGGACCAGACAAAATCCACTGTGGATACTCCAGAGGATGTGGACACACTACCACAGAACACAGAGGAGGACAGCTTGGAGGTAATTGAGGATGCCCAGGAAGTCACTGTAGACAGCCAGGAAGTCACTGTAGATACCTCCGAGCACATTGAGGACACCCTACAAATACAAAACACTGCAGACACCCTACAGCTCACAGTGGACGCCTCAATGGTCACTGAAGAGCTCACCAAGGACACACGTGATGCCACGCAGAACAATGGGGACACGCCACACCTCCATGAGGACACCCTACAGGAGACACCGGTCACTGAGGACACCCCAAGAGTCCCTGAAGAGACGTCACAGGAACCCAAAGACACCTCAAAGGTCAGCGGAGATACCCCGATGGTTACTGAAGACACCCTACAACACAGTGAAGACACCCCACAGGACACACAGTACAATTCACTGGTGACCCCGAAAGTCACTGAAAGTGCTCACACTCCAAAGGTCACCCCAAGAGTCCCTGAAGAAACGTCACAGGACCCCAAAGATGCCTCAAAAGTCACTGAAAACTCTCCACAGGAAACACAGGACACCCCAAAATTCACTAAGGACACCCCAACTGTCTCTGGGGATATCGGACAAAATCCTAGAGGTGGCACCCCACAGGAGAATGAGAAAAACCCACTGGCATATCGCTGTAGTCTCTGCAACAAGGTTTTTAAAGGCAAACGTGTTATAGCCCACGCCATGTACCACTTCCGCAGAGACCAATGTATGTTCTGTAGGATGCTGTTCAAAAACGACCTGCTCGCCATGATGCATCTGTCCCAACACATCGACAAGTTGAAAAAAGGAAACCTAGCATCTGATATTGAGGAGGTCCGTGAGAACTGTAAAGCTGGGATGTCAGACACGCCTGGACGCTCAACGCAGAGGGGTAGACGGGGACGCAAGAGGATCCCTGTAAATTCCACAGAGTCCACAGAGTCCTCAACTCCGGATAACAGGAAGCTACGGTCGACCAATAGGACCTCCTCTATAAACTCCTCGGAGTCAACTCCACCGGATCGCAGAAAGCTACGGTCGACCAATAGGCTCTCGACTGACTCTCAACCTTCACCGGAGACTAAACTCACAACAGAAGAGTCTGAAGGCAAGCAGTCGACACAGAGGGTCAATGGACAGCGGGGCAGAAGACGGTTTAAGGTTGAAGGAACTGAGGGTGATGGTGATACTCAGGCAGAGGAACAAGAGAAGATCGGTAGGAGGCAAGAGGAAGAGCACTCGGCTCCGGAAAAGAGGGAGGAACCCGTGGAGAGATCTACTTCTCCGGTGAAGACATCGACAGGTGAACAAGGGGGAacctactcctctcctctgacaAAGACTTTGGAAGAAGAGAAACCCTGTTCCTCGGCAAAGACCATGGAGGACAACACAGAATCTCAGGCTGTATCGGTAACACAGGACAGGCTTTCAGTAGAGAGACCTCTAGAGATCTCAGTTCAGGGTAAAGAGACTCCCGGCGGATGCCCTGTGGAGGGATGCACAGAGATATTCACTGGAAAACGGCGTTCTCTCCTCGGACATATTCTGGACGATCACCGCGGCGACGCCAAACCCTTGGAAATGACGTTCCGTCAAGGCAATGGCAAATGCAATATTTGCAAGAAGCCTGTTTTGACTTTGCAGCATTACCAGCACCACATTGTATGGCACAAAGGAATTCCCAGGCATCCCTGTCTACATGATGGGTGTAAAGCCCGGTTCAGTGCAGCGACAGAAATGAGGAACCACACAAAGACCCACCAGCCGCTCCTGGCAGTGTGCTGCTTCCCAGGTTGTCAGGAGCGCTTGGCTTGTCTTCCGGAGCTTAACCGTCACGAACAAGAACACTATCGTCTTCCAAAGGAAGGGAAGGATGAATCTGATTTCTCTACCCTTCTCACCAATAACACCTCTGTAAAAGTGATTAAACAGTGTAAGATGAGGAGGAATAAACTACAGAAGATGCAGGGTGTAAAGAGACTATGGCCTCTTAGAGAAAAGGAGGGATCGGCAACTGACCTCACTACTACTGTAAAGGTAACTAGGAAGTATGACTTGACCAAGACGTTAAAGAAAACACAGGTCGTAAAGAAACGGCATGTTCCTAGGGACAAGGATCCCTGTACTACTGACCACTCTAACGTCTctgtaaaagtaacaaataagtTGAGGAAATTGCAGGTTAAGAGGAAACCGTGTGTTGTTAGGAAAATGAACGCCCCAACCACTCCCGTCACCACGGCCAATGAAAAAGATGAAAATGTGAGCAAGAAGTTAAAGATGATTCATAAGGTAAAGAAAGCGTTGGCTGTAAAGCGACAGAACGTTAGCAAAGACAATTATACCCCAACTGGTccaaccacctccaccacaaTTATCGCCACTGAAAAAGTTACCAAAAAGCTACAAATTATAAATAAGTTGAAGAAAATGCTGGTTATTAAGAAACCGAACGTTAGCAAAGAAAAGGATACCCAACCTGGTCCAACCACCGACACaaaagtgacaaaaaaatctaaggtGACGGATAAATTAAAGAAAACACAACTTGTAAAGAAACAGAGTGTTGTAAAAGACCCCAGGAAGATCTCAATCGTTAGCACAGATGAGGATACCCAACCTGTTCCTCCCACCGTCACTCCGAAAGTCACCGAGAAGTTACCCATGGTGACAGATAAGGTAAAGAAAACACAAGTTCTAAAGAAACAAAGTGTTATCAAGGAACCCAAGAGGCCTGTTAGCAAAGAACCCAGGAAGACCTCCAAAAAACCTGTGAAGTCAAAGACCTCTGGTCCAGAGAAACATGTTAATAAAGTCACAGAAGTGCTAGGAAGTAAAGACAAAGAAGTGGTAGAAAGTAAATCAAAGGAAGAAGATGATAAACTATTGGTAGAAACATCACACTCAACAGCTAGCAGTGTCTGTGACCAGAAGATGGTTAACGGACACTTAAAGGAGATTACTAAAGAATCACCAAAATACCAGAAAAGTCTTAAAACAAGCACAGTTTCCAAATCCAAGAAATGCGAACCACGAAACCATAAACCTGCTACTCCCAAAACCCCTACAAATACTCCCAAAACCCCTACAAATACTCCCAAAACCCCTATCAAGGAGGAAGCGAAAAACTCTACTTTCTTTGGGAAGATTAAAAACAGGCCATACATCCGGCCTCCGCCCACCGCCTACCTAGACGAGAGGTACACCACCATGCCAAAACGCAGGAAAGAGATGTCCTGGACTCCTCATTTCTCTCCAATGCTCCCGGACCTGGTGGTGGAGGCATCGGGGACCACTGCTACACCATTAGTCCATAGACGGCGCTGTGCCAAGTGTTTCTTGTCCTTCAACAGTGGAGAAGAGTTGCAGACGCACCTCTCGTTGAAGAAGTGCACAAACCTTTTTGGCTTCGACTCAGATGAGGACagtaa GTAG